One genomic segment of Mycolicibacterium gilvum includes these proteins:
- a CDS encoding SDR family NAD(P)-dependent oxidoreductase, whose product MSSTADFAGKQALLTGGGSGIGAALCRALDRAGAHVVCTDIDELAAERVVSTLSSRARAARLDVTDAAAVQAAVDDVEARAGRLDLMFNNAGIVFGGETELLTLDQWNAIIDVNIRGVVHGVAAAYPLMLRQGHGHIVNTASMAGLAAAGHLTSYVATKHAVVGLSLALRSEALSQGVGVLAVCPAAVETPILDKGAVGSFGGRDFFLRAQGGKAYDADRLARDVLDAIARNKAILIKPRVAHAQWILNRLAPTALNRLAARFLSAQQSSAVNSG is encoded by the coding sequence GTGAGCTCCACCGCAGACTTCGCGGGAAAACAGGCTCTCCTGACCGGCGGCGGCTCCGGCATCGGCGCCGCACTGTGCCGCGCCCTCGACCGGGCCGGCGCGCACGTGGTGTGCACCGACATCGACGAACTGGCCGCCGAGCGGGTGGTCTCCACGCTCAGCTCACGGGCGCGGGCAGCGCGTCTCGACGTCACCGATGCCGCGGCCGTTCAGGCGGCCGTCGACGACGTCGAGGCACGGGCGGGACGCCTGGACCTGATGTTCAACAACGCCGGCATCGTGTTCGGCGGCGAGACCGAACTGCTGACACTCGACCAGTGGAACGCGATCATCGACGTCAACATCCGCGGCGTCGTGCACGGGGTCGCGGCGGCATACCCGCTGATGCTGCGGCAGGGTCACGGGCACATCGTCAACACCGCCTCGATGGCGGGGCTCGCCGCCGCCGGCCATCTGACGAGTTACGTCGCGACCAAGCATGCGGTCGTCGGGCTGTCCCTGGCGCTGCGCTCGGAGGCGCTGTCGCAGGGTGTCGGAGTGCTCGCCGTGTGCCCGGCGGCCGTCGAGACGCCGATCCTGGACAAAGGGGCGGTCGGATCGTTCGGCGGGCGCGACTTCTTCCTGCGCGCGCAGGGCGGTAAGGCCTACGACGCCGACCGACTGGCGCGCGACGTGCTCGACGCGATCGCGCGCAACAAGGCAATCCTGATCAAACCTCGTGTGGCACATGCGCAGTGGATCCTCAACAGGCTGGCACCGACAGCCCTGAACCGGTTGGCCGCACGGTTTCTCTCCGCACAACAGTCATCGGCGGTCAACTCCGGATAG
- a CDS encoding AI-2E family transporter, with the protein MRDDFTVNQKRALAVLTVVALGFGAYFLRNYVLLIAVSAVLAYLFSPLYRRLRTRMGPGAAAATTLFAAIAVVALPLTGVLFLAFLQISEMVTGIGHWVEQTDLTALGQRLLDSANELLARVPFADFTLTPESVRDAIGKVGQNLGELALGFARDSVGGIVSTVTGAIIFLYVFLALLTNGDKVLDLFRDLNPLGDNVSDIYLAKVGAMVSATVRGQFIIAACQGVAGAISVYIAGIHNGFFMFVIFLTVLSFIPLGSGIVVIPLGIGMAIFGNPVGGIFVVVFHIIATTNIDNLLRPFLVPRSAHLHPALMLLAVFAGLQMFGFIGIVLGPVLMIVVVTTISVYRVVYRDAPMESITGTHSDDDPDREIPWWRRILPGKPKPKPARSAAR; encoded by the coding sequence ATGAGGGACGACTTCACCGTCAACCAGAAGCGGGCCCTGGCAGTGCTGACGGTGGTCGCCCTCGGCTTCGGGGCGTACTTCCTGCGCAACTACGTGCTGCTGATCGCGGTGTCCGCGGTCCTGGCGTATCTGTTCAGCCCGCTGTACCGGCGGTTGCGCACCAGGATGGGTCCGGGCGCTGCCGCGGCCACGACGCTGTTCGCCGCGATCGCGGTCGTCGCGCTGCCCCTGACCGGCGTGCTGTTCCTGGCTTTCCTGCAGATCAGCGAGATGGTCACCGGCATCGGGCACTGGGTCGAGCAGACCGACCTGACGGCGCTCGGGCAGCGCCTGCTCGACTCCGCCAACGAACTGCTGGCCCGGGTGCCGTTCGCGGACTTCACGCTGACACCGGAGTCCGTGCGCGACGCGATCGGCAAGGTCGGTCAGAACCTCGGCGAGCTCGCGCTCGGGTTCGCGCGCGACTCCGTCGGCGGGATCGTCTCCACCGTCACCGGGGCGATCATCTTCCTGTACGTGTTCCTGGCGCTGCTCACCAACGGCGACAAGGTGCTCGACCTGTTCCGCGACCTGAACCCGTTGGGAGACAACGTCTCCGACATCTACCTGGCCAAGGTCGGCGCGATGGTGTCGGCGACGGTCAGGGGCCAGTTCATCATCGCCGCCTGTCAGGGAGTCGCGGGTGCGATCTCGGTGTACATCGCCGGCATCCACAACGGCTTCTTCATGTTCGTGATCTTCCTGACGGTCCTGTCGTTCATCCCGTTGGGCAGCGGCATCGTCGTGATCCCCCTCGGCATCGGTATGGCGATCTTCGGCAACCCGGTCGGCGGCATCTTCGTGGTGGTGTTCCACATCATCGCGACGACGAACATCGACAACCTGCTGCGGCCGTTCCTGGTACCCAGAAGCGCACACCTGCATCCTGCGCTGATGCTGCTGGCTGTCTTCGCGGGCCTGCAGATGTTCGGGTTCATCGGCATCGTGCTCGGCCCGGTGCTGATGATCGTCGTGGTCACGACGATCAGCGTCTACCGGGTGGTGTACCGGGACGCACCGATGGAGTCGATCACCGGCACCCATTCCGACGACGACCCCGACCGCGAGATCCCGTGGTGGCGAAGGATTCTGCCCGGGAAGCCGAAACCGAAGCCGGCTAGGTCAGCCGCTCGGTGA